GTACCTGTCAACTGGGATGATATTGTCCTGATGTGCAAGGTGGCTTCCCTTGGCAACCTCATGACACTTCAGGCAGTATCCGAAGAAACCGTCCCTCCCTGCCTTCTTCATCAGCTCCAGATTCTTCTTCACTTGCGCGACGCAGCGCCTACAAATACTTCCGTTACAGGCTCGCTGGCAGGCCACACAGCCTAGTCTGTATCAAATCAAGGTAGTCATCAGCGACCCAGCAAAATTCATACTCACTGCCTTCATTGTCCGATCACACCTACCGGATAGTTTTCTCCAGTACCCCGGGCTCTTGGTGCAGGAGGAACAGGCTGCGGCAGCCTCCTCGCTTAATCTGTTACGATGGAAATAAAATGTAAGTCTTAATATGTAGACAACACTAGTTCTGAATAACTATGAATACACAATGTAATGGAAACAAAATGTTCAGAAACAGGCAATCAGCCTTGATTGTTATCTGCCAAGAAATGACCAAGGACTGAAAACTACCAAGAATAGCTCTGAACTCATTCAATGTAAACCACACCCTTATCTGACAGGTTCAACATATTACAGATAGAAATTCTAAATAAATCAGTGTTCAGTATGTTCTCAAGAAGACACCTAAGTTTTAGATATAGGAATGGGAAGGCGAGAAGTACTAGTTTGGTGCAAAATTCCGCCCTAAAGCAAACCAAAATGCAGGGGAGCAAGAATTCAAGAACCCGGAACCCTACTGATCCCTACGAGCAAGACCGACATGATCTCAAAATTTCATCTAGAGAAGTGGTAATCCTTGCTAAAAATTTGATCCCAAGAGAACGCAATCATCACAAATTGGCAGTTCTTGGAAAATCGACACAGACAAGAAACATCCAGCTAGTGCTCCAAAAAGGCAAAACCCCTGCTCCGCCCAAATCAACTCGAGGAGTGCCAAGGAATGGGGACGGCGAGCTCACCGGAGTTGGAGGAGGAAGGACCGGCGGCGCGGGTCTCGGTGGGATGGCCTCGACCTTCCAATCCATCATCGTGCTCTGGTTGTCAAAGTCGTCGACGGGAGCGCCCGAGAGCCAGAGGCGGTACCTGCCGTTGGCGGGGAGGAAGCGGTAGGAGACGTGGCGTAGGAGGACGTAGCCGGCGTGCCCCGAGCCGACGGGCTTCCACAGGATAGGGTTCACGCCCTGCTCGCCGTAGTCCCCCTGCACGACGCTGTGGCCGCGgtgccccggcggcgccgggtgggGCGAGGCCGCGAGGTACCGGCCGTAGGCGGCGCTGTGGAGGAGGACGTAGGTGGTGCCGTCGATTGTCATCCGGTGTACCTGCCATGCCGCGTTCATCGACGAGCGGCGGCCCCAGCTCAGGGAGACGCCCACCCCGTCCTCGCCGGCGTGGAGGTACCCGCCGTGCACGCGGCTCCGCAGCCGTACATGCGCCCCCTCGGGAAATTGCTGCATCGCGTCTGGCGccagtgcggcggcggcggcggcggccgcgggggccaTCTGGCGGCGAGCGGGAGGCTTCTTCTTGATTGCCTGCCCGCTGCTGCGAGGGGAAGGaggtgggagaggagggggcaGAGCAAGTTCGTTGGGACGGTTACAATTGGGCGCCGTCGCGCCGAGGCGGGAGCAGGGAATTTCTAGGCGGTGGCCTCGGTTGGAGTCGCAAGCGCAGACAGGTGGGTCCAGTATCGGGGCTCGCTGATGTGGCTTCGGATCAGCGCTCCAGGCATTGACAAGTGGGGTCCATAGTGGGGTGGATATCAAGCCAGCTATAGATGCCGGGCCTGGCCCGTAACGACGGCTTTGTCGTGCCGTGCCAGCCCATGGGCCTCATCGGCGGCCCAAGCACGGGCCCGCTGTGCCTTTCccgtgccgggccagcccgtCAGGCACGGCTGGCTTCGGGCCAACGCGAGGCACGGCGGGCCTcgcgctgcctccgccgctgccggcctccccgcgccgcccctcccggccgcccgc
Above is a genomic segment from Setaria viridis chromosome 4, Setaria_viridis_v4.0, whole genome shotgun sequence containing:
- the LOC117851313 gene encoding uncharacterized protein, encoding MAPAAAAAAAALAPDAMQQFPEGAHVRLRSRVHGGYLHAGEDGVGVSLSWGRRSSMNAAWQVHRMTIDGTTYVLLHSAAYGRYLAASPHPAPPGHRGHSVVQGDYGEQGVNPILWKPVGSGHAGYVLLRHVSYRFLPANGRYRLWLSGAPVDDFDNQSTMMDWKVEAIPPRPAPPVLPPPTPIKRGGCRSLFLLHQEPGVLEKTIRLGCVACQRACNGSICRRCVAQVKKNLELMKKAGRDGFFGYCLKCHEVAKGSHLAHQDNIIPVDRYKGHLVAWVTGKENWAAIFHGIQSDMCYRPPIGRPFLLHTPEECCRCIECNDVMYTKRLYDMLSLYCTINCWLEERSGGGAAEVQVAEALLAMEFDSSTHAVCLTCSMAFSSSEASGHAEHDMLSIVMESGRLPRLQIPSAHYLAHVWRNIKGWDPDGMGDILIKDNSSPRCQTCQMRLVDGGSKTCSFECCLPQPSLLPRPLQRQQLAG